ACAACTGGACTTCTCCCTGAAGATTTACTTCACAGATAATTTTGAAAACACCAACTGTGTTCAGAAAGGTGAGGCCCTCTTGCAAAACGAAACTTTGCAACAAGCTAGTGTGTTTCAAAAGTGATTTGATGTTGTATGGAgccagagaaaatattttctgtgtgGTACAGGTGAACATAATCAAACAATGAGGCTTTTTCGTTCTGTGGAAtgaagcatttctttaaaaatgaaacctcataatttttgttttgaggcatgttcacttaaaaaaaaaaggaaactaagagATTATTGGGAAGGCTATATACAACCCACTCTAACTCTTTGCCTAGGTTTCTGACAAGTCCCTTGTCCCCTCCCTACCCTAGTCCTCATTCTAAATTTCCTAGAAGGGTATAAATGCAGGGGAGAAGGTGGAAAATGGTGGCTGTGCTTGTGCAGGgtgtgcctatgtgtgtgtgAGGTGGTGGCCAGCGAGAAGAGGACAGAAAGCAGAAAACGCCAAAACCAAGGCCTGGGGcgggagtgggagggggtggagggtgttGCAGAACCGCCTAGGTAAACAGAGAAGGGCAAATTCCAACCCCAGGAACGTGATGCCACTTGTGGGCCCTCAGATTGGATAGGACAGAGATGAGTGTGAGGGTGGTGCCTGCTGGGCCCCCGAGCACAAACCGGAGGAGGGGGCTGTATGTGCGAGTGCATGAGCCGGGGGAGGGGACGCGCGCTCCTGCTGTACTGGCCTCGGGAGTTGGGGGGCGAGCTCCTTGGTGACGCGAGGCCCTCACGTGACCGGGAGCTGCAGAGGGACGCAGCCTTCGGTGCAGTCGTCACTCCCTTCTGGGTACCAGCGCCCCGCTGTCCTGCGCGCGGCGGGCTGGCACCGGCCCAGGGCAAGCGGAGCAGGTAAGGGCCCGGGACGCGCGGGGCCCAGGGCGGCGGCCGCCCGCCAACCCCGGAGGCCGGCGCAGGGCATCAGCGCCTGGTCCCCGCCGGCTTTCTGCGCCCCGGCTTTCCCGGGAACTTCCACGGCGaccccgtggggtgggggtgctggggcggCGGGGTTCCAGGGAGGGCAGCAGAGCAACTCAGCGATGGAAGTCACCGCCGAGTTCTTGTAGGAAAATGGTGAAGCCGCTACGGGGacacggggcggggggaggggggacgcgGCCCGGGAAGGGGGGGGCTCCAGGAAGGGGGCGGACGGGGCGGGTGGGCGCACCCGCTGGGCCAGCGCTCGGCTGCGGCGCCACCCGCTCCCCCTCGCCGGCCCCTGCAGGTCTTCGGGTCCCAGAGTCGCGGCCGCGCGCTCCAGGCGAGAATCGGGAGGAGGAGCCGCCTGCAAGGATAGGCCCAGGTGGGTGCGGGGTacggtggtggggggcggggggcgggtgcaGTGCCCAGTCAGAGACCTCCCCCAGGTTCTTGTTCCCAGTCCCCAGTCCTCCATTTTGCTGTATGCTGAGCTCTGGGAAGGGAAAAATGGTGGGCTttgtgggagggaggaaaaggagcgagctggagggtggggctggaatGGAGGCCCCCTAGAGGGCGCACGAAACTCCTGAGGTGGggaaaaatgacactttaaaaaccTTTGATATCAGGCTCTGAATCCTACTGGTCAGTGCACCAAGCATTCAGTCACTCCTTGCCTTTGTCTTACTTGTGTTCAAAGAAAAACAACCTGGAAAAAAATCTCATCATGGCAGATATCCACCACGAAAACGAGGAAATGGAGCAGCCCATGCAGAATGGAGAGGAAGACCGCCCTTTGGGAGGAGGTGAAGGCCACCAGCCAGCGGGAAATAATCGACGGGGACAGGCCCGCCGACTGGCCCCTAACTTCCGATGGGCCATACCCAATAGGCAGGTCAATGATGGGATGGGCGGAGATGGAGATGATATGGAAATGTTCATGGAGGAGATGAGAGAAATCAGGAGAAAACTTAGGGAGCTGCAATTAAGGAATTGTCTGCGTATCCTTATGGGGGAGCTCTCTAACCACCATGACCATCATGATGAATTTTGCCTTATGCCTTGATTCCTGCCATTTTCTATGAGATTAATACTGTGATTCccactgttattttctttttccttgcgTTTTCTGATAGGCCTTTACTGATCTGTTTGCTATGAACCTCATGTAATTTCCATGTGTCAAGTGGGTTCTGTGTTACCAGCTTCTATTTGGAGATTGCCTTGGCACACAGTCTTAAGTTTCTGCCAACAGTAGTTTCacccatttgcatggaaaaatgtAAAgttaataaagcaaataaaaatcaacctatacatttattgtctcattaaacacacacacacacacacacacacacacacacgcacacacacgggagggcaaaagtaggtttacagttgtgagtacacccAACACAGTATATACTTGTGTTATTAATTCTTGTGTTACTTtacatatgaacaactataaacctacttttgccccaccttttATATAGGAGTTCTCCCCGAAAAATCTGAAATCAAATCCCTCAGGGTGTTAATCAGGGAACATTTCTCTGTGGTTGGCTAGTCtatgattttttccctttaattatcTGGAGTTTCAGGagtaatgaaaacaatttttttcagtGAGTCTATGAATGTAGTACAGGAACATAATACTGCTTCAACAAACTTAAAGAATGAACTTTAAATATCTCCCAGTCTTAGTTGAAAGATAAACTTTTTTAttacagatacattttttttagagTCAGTTTTATGTAAAATGAGGACTAATGCTTGCCTGACAGGCTGCAGAGTGGAATAAATGAGGTGTATAACTGTGTTGAGCTACTTCCTATGCAACTCCTCAGCATTTAACAGAATCCTGCCCCCATCAGGTGTGGGAATGACTAAAGGGAGCTTTCACCCATGCTCATAAGTACAGAGGGCCAAAGTATGTGGGTTCCACCTTGCCAGTTCTCTGATATTTGCAATACTCTTGCTTCCTTGTGCATTGCCTTATCAGTTGAGCATACTTGCCCTTCTGCTGGCTCCTGTTGCTGATGTGCAAGAGTCAAGTCGTCAAGGTAACAATACCTCACTGATTTTTCTGGAGTCCTGGTGAGCTAAATCTCCCTTTGACCTCtatagaagtttaaaaaatgcCTTTATCTTCCCTTTATAATTGCTTATCAAGTTAACACCATTCCCATGGTTCTTGGTCTTAATGTTGGCTCTTAACCAAACAACTttagggtttatttttatttattttttaaaaaatatattttattgattttttacacagagaaagggaagagggatagttagaaacactgatgagagagaaacatcaatcagctgcctcctgcacacctactggggatgtgcgcgcaaccaaggcacatgctcttgaccgaaatcgaacctgggacctttcagtctgcaggccgatgctctatccactgagccaaacgggctagggctacCGTTTATTTTTATGCCCCTCCTTTTCAAAGAATTCAGAAATGAAGGCACTGGGGCCTAGCTCAGGAGGCACATCTAGATGTCACCATGGTGTGTCCAAGATACACTACTTCAGGACACCAAAACAAGCCggctagcccagccagtgttgctcagtggttaagcgtcgacctatgaaccattaggtcacggttccattcccagtaaggtgagggcacatgcccaggttgtgggctcagtccccagtgggggatgtgcaagaggcagctgatcaacgattctcttgtatcattgatgtttctatatctccctctcctttcctctctgtaatcgataaaaaatatatttaaaaacaaacaaaagcaaaacaagcaGGTTAAAAGCTTTGTTTTGCCCATGTTTCTATCCTTTTTGGGGATTTTCTCAAAAGAGCATCTGGACAGGCCTGCCCAACCAGTTTAACAGACTTACCTGAAGATAAATGGAAATTATATTagggaaacacatttttttttaatatattttattgattttctacagagaggaagggagagagatagagagttagaaacatcgatcagctgcctcctgcacatctcccactggggacatgcccgcaacccaggcacatgcccttgaccggaatcgaacccgggacccctcagtccgcaggccaacgctccatccaccgagccaaaccggtctcggcgggAAACACATTTTAAAGCTGAAACACTCCTTTCCCATTTTTATCCCTACCACACCTGAAACAAACTGCTTTGTAAGTTCTTAAAAACAATACTAAGTTTTTAAGCATTATTTTTGCTTGAGTGTGTGCCCTTCTCAAGATAGTGATTAAGTCTTAATCATCCTGGAGTCAGTTACTAGTGCCTGACATAGaagatatttaattattaattattttgacTGACAATCAACTATAATGGAGTTCAGGACCCAGCTCA
The sequence above is a segment of the Myotis daubentonii chromosome X, mMyoDau2.1, whole genome shotgun sequence genome. Coding sequences within it:
- the BEX3 gene encoding protein BEX3 isoform X1; this encodes MADIHHENEEMEQPMQNGEEDRPLGGGEGHQPAGNNRRGQARRLAPNFRWAIPNRQVNDGMGGDGDDMEMFMEEMREIRRKLRELQLRNCLRILMGELSNHHDHHDEFCLMP
- the BEX3 gene encoding protein BEX3 isoform X3 is translated as MCECMSRGRGRALLLYWPRELGGELLGDARPSRDRELQRDAAFGAVVTPFWVPAPRCPARGGLAPAQGKAAAARQPRKKNLIMADIHHENEEMEQPMQNGEEDRPLGGGEGHQPAGNNRRGQARRLAPNFRWAIPNRQVNDGMGGDGDDMEMFMEEMREIRRKLRELQLRNCLRILMGELSNHHDHHDEFCLMP
- the BEX3 gene encoding protein BEX3 isoform X2, which gives rise to MEQPMQNGEEDRPLGGGEGHQPAGNNRRGQARRLAPNFRWAIPNRQVNDGMGGDGDDMEMFMEEMREIRRKLRELQLRNCLRILMGELSNHHDHHDEFCLMP